The sequence ttataacatTAAAGGTTACACAAAAGGGTTAGGGATCAAAACGTTTAACAACCATGTCTGGTATAGTCTTGACATCATGCTGCAATGAACCTATGCCTTCCAATAATAGATTCTGTATTACTCATTTATCTGTGACTTAAGAAATTGAGAAGTTTTGTAAATTAGATCTTTAATCTGAGAGGCTGCCATCCATGTAGTTGTGTAAGATGTTAATACTTCAGGCAAACaagattataaaaacttttataggtTATCTTGAGGCTTATTTCTGATCAAAGTCAGGGTACAGTGAAGTCATTGAGCCTTGCATAACAAATTATCTAGAATTTGCAAATATATCtgtaaaattgttaaagtaacttttatagattgtaatgtaaaaatatatatgtgaaagtatagattgtaaattttagaaaaatattgccaatttaaaaaaataaacagtttaactAATTGCATGCTGGCAGCCACAGAGATTATATTTCTGTGTGAGAgagatggtatatatatatatatatatatatatatatatataaaactccataattttaatatttttaattaaatttatttaaatatgtgtaatatctatttatttaagtttGGGAGGTATTTATCTCTTTGTTAGTCACCATATTGAAAACATTTCATACTATCTTTAATATACTTTTGGAGGCACTAACAACATTGTGTTTGCTTTTCCTTGTTTGGATGAGTTATGGATAAAGAACATTCTTTGTTATTATGAATAatgtaatgagaaattaaattctTGAAATGAGTAATGacagatttgtttgtttttataaaatttctgtttggaGAAGTGTTCATATTATTCCTGTAGTTAAAAAGTGTGCGtgcattttaaattatcttaattaaaatacattaaagtattaaaatgatcctcataaagtttttttttttttttgtaagttttgagacattaaattaaacaaaatcaaaattaaatttagtagtgaaaagataaaaataaataaataatgtgataaaataaattggcATCATTGCCATGGACCACCAGTAAAATTAGGTGCAGAGAAAGAATAGAAACTAACTTCGTTATTTTcattcttctcattttttttaattaaaattttaggcatttttataaaaatttttatatgaacttgtaAAAGATCATTCTTAAAAACTTAGTTATTggaataaatattgattaaataaaatttaataacatatttaaaaataacacagtaataaaattatattagtgtaTTATCTTTAATTCAGCTATTAGGAGGAAGTTGTCATTCATGTAATGACATATCTATTGTATAAAATACtaacatttcctttattttaatgtaaggaCTAGTCCTTGTGGCATAGACCATAGAGTActttattctctttaaaaaagttattctccTTCACTCTTTAAACATACAACATACTTACAAAGTAAGGATAGTAATCAGctagaaagtttaaaaaacaatgaagagtataataaattaaagagaataatcggaaggaaaaaagagaaaaaaaaattctttaagaaaaggtttttttttaatataaagaaactagatttttatatattgtaagtagtctttttctaattgtaaaaatgtaattttttacagtttgtcAATAAAGCATTATGTCAATTGCTTGGTTATAAACAAGAAGAAATGCTGAATCGGAATCTCCCATTATTTCATCAATTAGGTAATATGGACCAAGTCATTAGTCAGCTTGAAAAAGGTGCAGACTGGAATGGTAAAATCAGCTGGAGATCTAAGAATGGAGAATATATCACATTGCACTGTCGAGCTATGGCGTTCAGTGAAGTTGGAATGTAAGGtgttatctaaatatatatgttttgtttagtgaataaatttgtttactatttactCATTCAAAGTTATTAATGCTATTGACTGCTACTGCAAATAACTGCAATATCTGTTATACCTGCAGATATATCTTATTGCAGATTATATTTGCAGATACTGCAACTCTTAATTTCACTAGTAACCAACGCTTTTCCATTGACTTCGTACTGAATAGGCCAAGATTTAACGTTAGCGAAACAATGTGGTTTTTTCAATTTACCAGTTAAGAGAGGTTTCAACTTTTCTGTCCCCGACATGTTCGCACCTAAAATAACTGTGACACGATCTTTATCACCttgaaaagttaaagttttatcaggtaaagatttttaaaactgcCCAGTTTCGTCAACGTTAAAAATGTTCACTGTTTACCCACGTATTACAAACTTCATTTACTAGCACTTTCACCACAAACATCTTTAAAGATTATTCCATGCCTATCTCTAAACTTATTAGGCCAACCCACATTAGCTTTGAAATTCGTACAATTGTCTTCAAAGTACTCAgctttttcaagtaaaattggTCCACTTACCGTGACTGTTTTTAAACCACTCTAAAACGCTTTTGTCAACATCGGGATACTGACTTACTTTACTCTTTTGATAACGCCCGAGTTACAGATACgatctttcaaaaattttgtttatcgttGAAAGCGTGTTGGGTGATATTGCGAATTTCGTTGCGatcacgtttttctttttttttccctcATCTACTTCCATTATGAGccgttttttaataatctaatgattatgtttctaatttctttatgacattttaaaaaagaagaaaaagagtgTAAAAACAACTATCCAAACTAAATTCAAACTAAACCCGTAAAAATCGGTTGTAAGGAAAGAATATGAACACCCTTGTTTACAGTACCACACAAACCAAGACAGACGTACGAAAACTTGCATacgagctttttttttgtttagcctccggtaactatcgttcagataatacttcagaagatgaatgaggataatatgtatgagtgtaaatgaagtgtagtcttgtacattctcagtttgaccattcctgagatgtatggttaattgaaacccaaccaccaaagaacaccggtatccacgatctaacattcaaatctgtgtaaaaataactggctttactaagacttgaatgctgcaactctcgacttccaaatcagctgatttgggaagacgcgttcaccactagacgaacccgATGGGTTTTGCGTTCGAGCTGAGATGGTTAAAAAGACACATTGACCAAGTCTTCTTACGACAAATGAGTTCCGGTGAATACTGACGCGTGATGTGTAAGATTTCGCTTCCTTCTTTACTTATGTTGATTCATTCTTCAGGAAATAAATCACATTTCATGTTTGTGAACTGAAAATAATATCGGTATTGCAGGTTCAATGTTGAactgggttttttattttatttttttgtaataaactaatcaaatttttttcttcgacTTACAGGATTTTTGTTCTAATTAAAGGAATTACGTTTCCACATAACCTAATACAATACGGCcgggaattagaataaatttcgagTTACAGGAATTGTATTCACTATCCtggaatacagaataattaatattattaccacCATTGttgtttttacacatttaaacaaattagcTATCACTTTGTCCATAATGATACACCTAAGAtgtttctaataaaacaaaattaaaaattcatacagcTAAAGaggtattattgttttaaaaattaatagatgccattttgaaatttgtcttgTCTCAAAATTTTGAGTCTTTTTGCTGAAAATGGTGATTTCAACACTTATTCAtaccaaattttatcaaactatttCAATCtgttcttgagatataaattttttattgcaaaaacaaAATGACTACCAGTTGGAAAACTGATCATCACCTGAAGATGGTTACTGgaactttctttattattttgacatGAGCAATTTACTCCCTAAGTTCATCTACATATTTTGGGGTACTCTGCATATTACAAATTGTTGAATGTGTGGGTTGTGTGTCAATGTCATCTTTATAACTATTACCATTTAGCAGAGATACCATGGCAACTACGTATGTGCTGTTTCCcaacagtaattttaaatgtttgatttcattttaatacaagGTTTAACATTTTCTCATATTACAGGTAAGCTAGTTAGTTGGCATAACGGTAAAATTCTGCCTTCTTATTCAGTTTTTCCTTGGTTCAATCCTTAGCAAGGTTATAGCTTTCTTTTCctcatcattataaaaaaattatttattattgtccaTATGTGTTTTGAGtgaataaatgagtaaataatttctaaatggtcactatttgaaatttatcattaacTTATGAATAACCCAATATAtgaaactattaattataaatacacttCCAAGTATTAAAACCAATAGTCACaacaaccaaattaaaaattatttcataagattCTCATCATTTTTGGTGGCCAAATCAATATAGATAACAAGTTGAGTAAAAGGTTGTgtacacaaaaaaatgttcaaagtgCCGGGtgatttaaaagcatataaaaatatacttagataacttacaaattcagttgaggtctcatttcttagcaaaacacatcaagttttgactcgcacAGTCAAAAGTCTAATTAGGCAACCAGCGCTGCcaccagttttgttaaaaatggatacacttACTGGTGCAGAACATGCTCACTGTATTTTGATGTCACGGTCTGTAGTCACTCACTgcatttgtatgtaattttcatagagagtATAGTAATGGAGCCTTCTAGtaagtaggcatacaatttactcttggcaccaaaccttcattgagacaagttgttctgttaaacatacaaaatcaccaggatgcccaCACATCCCTGAAACtgttgtggaacaactcagagaaagctttttACGTaatctgaagaaatcaacttgacgtGTGTCATGTGAGACTGCGATACCAGAAACGACTGTTTggcaaattttatgtaaatgattgCATTTGAAGCTatacaaactaaccatggttcaacacGTTGCAGATGATGACAAAACTGCTTGAcagcagttttgtgtggaaatgatggatagaattgcagacaacaatataatttttagtgatgaatcaaCGTTTTACATCAGCGGCAAGGTGAATACCTGTAACTGCCACATATGGgctagcgaaaaccctcatgaaactttgcagcatatTCGTGATAGCGTTTTTTGTGtccaaagaaaataaagattttaggactgttcttcttccaggagacaaCCATAAATGGTATCATAATGGTATtggatatgcttcaaaattttctaattcctcagttagacgatgatgaccaagatggacgccattaatACCAGCAAGGCAGGAGCACCATCTCACTACATCCTAGAAGttcaagattttcttgatactcgattcccaggtcagtGGATTGGTCATGAAAGTCCAATTGTATGGCCACCTTGCTCACCAGATTTGAATCAGTTACATTTTTCTTGTGGGAATTCATTTAAGATctggtttatgtaccacctttgccagCTGATCTTGTTGAGTTAAGAGTTTGAATTACGTCATAGCTGCAGGGGTAATGCCCAACTTGCCGGctacagtctgaaatgaaatcaacttcaggtgGACTGTATGACACATTACAAatagaagccatatcgaaccaaagtgaatattgagtgacaaacttgatgtgtttttctatgcaATGACATcttaaccgaatctgtaagttttctcaataaatgtttatatgcttttaaagttgtgaagtcctttttgaattacctagtattatattagatatttttaattgatgttataTAATGTTCAGTGGATGAATCCTTTTCCTCACAACCGTAGTTTAGCtttgtaatgaattattaaagtatttaaattaatttacttatataaatttgtaaaaaaattagtcaaaatttaatttaaaaaatgtttatattcattaagttatattttatttatttgtggtttttttatggtaatagtgaccgtataattaattataattgtatattgcatgataattttaaatattttacgattacttTGAAATCCctagaatctgtttttttttttaagtttcctggaaaatgtttcttatgaaagatttttgtattaatattttttattcattgactaaatgttactttaattttaattaaagttaaacattttaatttttttgaactctTAATCATattgatcaaattattttcagtgaagCAACACATTATATATACATGCAAGAAAATCCTCATGAGCCTACAATTTGTTCTCATGGTAGTGTTCCTTCTGTACGAAAAGGATCATATGACGTCAAATCTATCAATAGTGAAggttagttaactttttttaaatagtgtaaacTCACAGAGATTATGCATGGTATTGTATTAGCTCACAAAAATTATGCATGGTATAGCTTAGTTGAACTTAGATATATATGGCCAaggtgaataaatataatttatttatttattaataattagtgagaaattttattggattttcaATGTATTATCCACCCatgaataattcaaaaaatatatatacatatatatagtgaaatacaaaagtaaattagGCTTATAAAGGGAGAAAgttgtattaaaatcatttattgaaatgtctttgtcttttcatatgatctagtttggtgattaataattatattagctACAGAATTCTCACCGAAAGCGTTTCTCtgatattacattattgttttatgaaattac comes from Lycorma delicatula isolate Av1 chromosome 3, ASM4794821v1, whole genome shotgun sequence and encodes:
- the LOC142321452 gene encoding high affinity cAMP-specific and IBMX-insensitive 3',5'-cyclic phosphodiesterase 8-like isoform X1; the protein is MKISSIKLVILDSKFVNKALCQLLGYKQEEMLNRNLPLFHQLGNMDQVISQLEKGADWNGKISWRSKNGEYITLHCRAMAFSEVGIEATHYIYMQENPHEPTICSHGSVPSVRKGSYDVKSINSEADAPELDKIFSGLASYG
- the LOC142321452 gene encoding high affinity cAMP-specific and IBMX-insensitive 3',5'-cyclic phosphodiesterase 8-like isoform X2, encoding MKISSIKLVILDSKFVNKALCQLLGYKQEEMLNRNLPLFHQLGNMDQVISQLEKGADWNGKISWRSKNGEYITLHCRAMAFSEVGIEATHYIYMQENPHEPTICSHGSVPSVRKGSYDVKSINSEG